A DNA window from Entelurus aequoreus isolate RoL-2023_Sb linkage group LG24, RoL_Eaeq_v1.1, whole genome shotgun sequence contains the following coding sequences:
- the dkk3b gene encoding dickkopf-related protein 3b isoform X1: MSLRIPLAKKRYATLLSAYAPTLPSKEEVKDRFYRALDEALCRTPKEDKIFLLGDFNARVGKDNKVWSGVIGRHGIGQANANGLRLLSLCAEHDLTITNTIFQLKNKHKTSWMHPRSKHWHLIDYTIVRRSDIKDVTLTRAMRGAECWTDHRLIITRLRVQVRPAIRLQKSGKKRLDCTRLADPMARDNLRLSLAKNLEDIEHILESDDSIDDKWTSISSRLYEAASQSIGYKRRKHQDWFDDNTATITTMLKHMHTAHNAVLNNPTSAVLRQQWQTSRREVQSKLRALKNEWWISKAAEIQSHANKNDMHNFYDAMKTIYGPRNCSVSPLKSNDGTTLIKDQKLITKRWAEHFETLLNQPAPTDPSVLEDLPDYPTIHDLDLPPTFGEVKSAIRSLKDNKTPGPDSIPAEIFKQGGYLSIRALFLVISKVWKHETVPQQWRDANIITIYKGKGDKSLCGNSRGISLLAVAGKVLAKVMLHRLVNNITEDLLPESQCGFRKNRSTVDMVFTTRQLQEKCREQHQDLFVAFIDLSKAFDTVNRELLWNILLKFGCPQKFVNILRQFHEGMMSRVTIGGQESEPFKVCTGVRQGCVLAPVLFNIFLLCVTLLLHERIKKGSGVTVDFRLDGNLFNIRRLQAVTKVTPVQVIELQYADDCAVVAHTPEALQATLSAAASAYGRLGLSVNVAKTEVICQWASTPPPHPPTFTINNKPLAVVDSFKYLGSFLSDDCSIDREVQNRIKQASASFGRLRGRVFQNKDLKLHTKVAVYLAVVMTTLLYSCEAWTLYSRHLRMLEAFHIRCLQCILGVSWKDRVPHTEILCKTNYHPAPTITQHQLRWLGHVIRMPEERLPRKVLYGQLHLGHRLAGGPKKRYKDQMKTVMKKCGLNPTQLEDTAVQRSTWRQLLQQGVHKLEEDRSGQRARKRQRRHEAIATPAPPVSAFTCSVCGRSCGSRIGLFSHMRTHKT; encoded by the coding sequence ATGTCACTCAGGATCCCTCTGGCTAAGAAAAGATATGCCACCCTTCTTAGTGCCTATGCACCGACGCTACCATCAAAGGAAGAGGTTAAAGACCGCTTCTACCGGGCATTAGATGAGGCCCTCTGTCGCACACCTAAGGAGGACAAGATCTTTTTGTTGGGCGATTTCAATGCCAGAGTGGGGAAGGACAACAAGGTGTGGAGTGGTGTTATTGGCAGGCATGGCATTGGACAAGCCAATGCAAACGGCCTACGGCTGCTAAGCCTCTGTGCTGAGCATGACTTGaccatcacaaacaccatcttccaactaaaaaataagcacaaaacatcctggatgcacccacgctccaaacattggcacctgattGATTACACCATTGTGAGACGCTCAGACATAAAAGACGTAACACTAACTCGTGCAATGAGAGGAGCTGAGTGTTGGACCGACCACCGGCTCATCATAACCAGGCTCCGGGTGCAAGTACGCCCTGCTATCCGTCTTCAAAAGTCAGGGAAGAAGAGGCTTGACTGTACCCGGTTAGCAGATCCTATGGCTCGGGACAATCTCCGTCTCTCTCTGGCCAAAAACCTGGAAGACATCGAGCATATTCTGGAGAGTGATGACTCCATTGACGACAAATGGACCTCTATCAGCTCCAGGCTCTATGAGGCAGCATCCCAATCCATTGGCTATAAGCGCAGAAAgcatcaggactggtttgatgacAACACAGCCACAATAACCACCATgctcaaacacatgcacacagcaCACAATGCTGTACTCAACAACCCCACTTCAGCTGTGCTCCGACAGCAATGGCAAACATCCAGAAGGGAGGTGCAGTCAAAATTGCGTGCCCTGAAGAATGAGTGGTGGATATCAAAGGCAGCTGAAATACAATCTCATGCCAACAAAAATGATATGCACAACTTTTACGATGCAATGAAAACCATCTACGGCCCAAGAAACTGCTCTGTCTCCCCGCTAAAGTCTAACGATGGTACAACCCTCATAAAAGACCAGAAGCTCATCACCAAAAGATGGGCAGAACATTTTGAAACTCTGCTAAATCAGCCCGCCCCAACAGACCCCTCAGTTCTGGAGGACCTACCTGACTACCCAACCATCCATGACCTTGACCTTCCACCAACCTTTGGAGAGGTTAAGAGTGCAATAAGGTCTCTGAAAGACAACAAGACCCCTGGTCCTGACAGCATCCCTGCAGAGATCTTCAAGCAAGGAGGCTACCTTTCCATCCGTGCCCTTTTCCTTGTCATCAGCAAAGTGTGGAAGCATGAAACTGTCCCTCAGCAGTGGAGAGATGCCAATATTATCACCATCTACAAAGGCAAGGGGGACAAGTCCCTCTGTGGCAACAGTCGTGGCATTTCACTTCTGGCTGTTGCTGGTAAAGTCTTGGCTAAAGTCATGCTACACAGGCTGGTGAACAACATCACGGAAGACCTGTTGCCGGAGTCACAATGTGGTTTCAGGAAGAACAGGAGCACTGTGGACATGGTGTTCACAACACGGCAGCTTCAGGAGAAATGTAGGGAGCAGCACCAGGACCTCTTTGTTGCTTTCATTGATCTGTCGAAGGCTTTTGACACTGTCAACAGGGAGCTTCTCTGGAATATCCTCCTGAAGTTCGGCTGCCCACAGAAGTTTGTCAACATCCTAAGGCAATTCCATGAAGGGATGATGTCACGTGTGACTATTGGCGGCCAGGAATCAGAACCCTTTAAGGTGTGCACCGGTGTACGCCAGGGATGTGTTCTTGCTCCAGTCTTGTTTAATATCTTCCTCCTGTGTGTGACACTGCTGCTTCATGAGAGGATCAAGAAGGGCAGTGGCGTTACCGTCGACTTCCGACTTGACGGGAACCTGTTTAACATCCGGAGGCTCCAAGCAGTCACAAAAGTCACACCAGTGCAAGTCATCGAACTCCAATACGCAGATGACTGCGCAGTTGTGGCCCACACACCGGAAGCGCTGCAAGCTACCCTCTCAGCCGCTGCAAGTGCTTATGGCAGACTGGGCCTCTCTGTCAACGTGGCAAAAACCGAGGTAATATGCCAGTGGGCATCCACTCCTCCACCTCATCCACCAACCTTCACCATCAACAATAAACCACTAGCAGTAGTGGACTCTTTCAAATACCTTGGCAGCTTTCTCTCTGACGATTGCAGTATCGACAGGGAGGTTCAAAACCGGATCAAGCAGGCGTCAGCATCTTTTGGCAGACTCAGGGGAAGGGTCTTCCAGAACAAAGACCTTAAGCTACATACCAAGGTAGCGGTCTATTTAGCTGTGGTCATGACGACCCTCCTCTACAGCTGTGAAGCGTGGACCCTGTACAGCCGCCACCTCAGGATGCTGGAGGCCTTCCACATCAGGTGCTTACAATGCATCCTGGGGGTATCCTGGAAGGACAGAGTCCCCCACACTGAAATACTCTGCAAGACCAACTATCACCCAGCACCAACTATCACCCAGCACCAACTTCGCTGGCTAGGCCACGTTATCAGGATGCCAGAAGAACGCTTACCACGCAAGGTGCTTTATGGTCAGCTTCATCTTGGTCACCGCTTGGCAGGAGGCCCAAAAAAGCGTTATAAAGATCAAATGAAGACTGTCATGAAGAAATGCGGCCTGAACCCGACCCAGCTGGAGGACACTGCAGTCCAACGTTCCACCTGGCGGCAGCTCCTCCAACAAGGAGTTCATAAGCTTGAGGAGGACCGAAGTGGTCAACGAGCCAGGAAGCGTCAAAGAAGGCATGAAGCCATTGCCACACCTGCACCCCCAGTCAGTGCCTTCACCTGCTCTGTTTGCGGCAGatcatgtggatcacggattggactATTCAGCCACATGAGGACTCACAAAACATAG
- the dkk3b gene encoding dickkopf-related protein 3b isoform X3 gives MSLRIPLAKKRYATLLSAYAPTLPSKEEVKDRFYRALDEALCRTPKEDKIFLLGDFNARVGKDNKVWSGVIGRHGIGQANANGLRLLSLCAEHDLTITNTIFQLKNKHKTSWMHPRSKHWHLIDYTIVRRSDIKDVTLTRAMRGAECWTDHRLIITRLRVQVRPAIRLQKSGKKRLDCTRLADPMARDNLRLSLAKNLEDIEHILESDDSIDDKWTSISSRLYEAASQSIGYKRRKHQDWFDDNTATITTMLKHMHTAHNAVLNNPTSAVLRQQWQTSRREVQSKLRALKNEWWISKAAEIQSHANKNDMHNFYDAMKTIYGPRNCSVSPLKSNDGTTLIKDQKLITKRWAEHFETLLNQPAPTDPSVLEDLPDYPTIHDLDLPPTFGEVKSAIRSLKDNKTPGPDSIPAEIFKQGGYLSIRALFLVISKVWKHETVPQQWRDANIITIYKGKGDKSLCGNSRGISLLAVAGKVLAKVMLHRLVNNITEDLLPESQCGFRKNRSTVDMVFTTRQLQEKCREQHQDLFVAFIDLSKAFDTVNRELLWNILLKFGCPQKFVNILRQFHEGMMSRVTIGGQESEPFKVCTGVRQGCVLAPVLFNIFLLCVTLLLHERIKKGSGVTVDFRLDGNLFNIRRLQAVTKVTPVQVIELQYADDCAVVAHTPEALQATLSAAASAYGRLGLSVNVAKTEYRQGGSKPDQAGVSIFWQTQGKGLPEQRP, from the exons ATGTCACTCAGGATCCCTCTGGCTAAGAAAAGATATGCCACCCTTCTTAGTGCCTATGCACCGACGCTACCATCAAAGGAAGAGGTTAAAGACCGCTTCTACCGGGCATTAGATGAGGCCCTCTGTCGCACACCTAAGGAGGACAAGATCTTTTTGTTGGGCGATTTCAATGCCAGAGTGGGGAAGGACAACAAGGTGTGGAGTGGTGTTATTGGCAGGCATGGCATTGGACAAGCCAATGCAAACGGCCTACGGCTGCTAAGCCTCTGTGCTGAGCATGACTTGaccatcacaaacaccatcttccaactaaaaaataagcacaaaacatcctggatgcacccacgctccaaacattggcacctgattGATTACACCATTGTGAGACGCTCAGACATAAAAGACGTAACACTAACTCGTGCAATGAGAGGAGCTGAGTGTTGGACCGACCACCGGCTCATCATAACCAGGCTCCGGGTGCAAGTACGCCCTGCTATCCGTCTTCAAAAGTCAGGGAAGAAGAGGCTTGACTGTACCCGGTTAGCAGATCCTATGGCTCGGGACAATCTCCGTCTCTCTCTGGCCAAAAACCTGGAAGACATCGAGCATATTCTGGAGAGTGATGACTCCATTGACGACAAATGGACCTCTATCAGCTCCAGGCTCTATGAGGCAGCATCCCAATCCATTGGCTATAAGCGCAGAAAgcatcaggactggtttgatgacAACACAGCCACAATAACCACCATgctcaaacacatgcacacagcaCACAATGCTGTACTCAACAACCCCACTTCAGCTGTGCTCCGACAGCAATGGCAAACATCCAGAAGGGAGGTGCAGTCAAAATTGCGTGCCCTGAAGAATGAGTGGTGGATATCAAAGGCAGCTGAAATACAATCTCATGCCAACAAAAATGATATGCACAACTTTTACGATGCAATGAAAACCATCTACGGCCCAAGAAACTGCTCTGTCTCCCCGCTAAAGTCTAACGATGGTACAACCCTCATAAAAGACCAGAAGCTCATCACCAAAAGATGGGCAGAACATTTTGAAACTCTGCTAAATCAGCCCGCCCCAACAGACCCCTCAGTTCTGGAGGACCTACCTGACTACCCAACCATCCATGACCTTGACCTTCCACCAACCTTTGGAGAGGTTAAGAGTGCAATAAGGTCTCTGAAAGACAACAAGACCCCTGGTCCTGACAGCATCCCTGCAGAGATCTTCAAGCAAGGAGGCTACCTTTCCATCCGTGCCCTTTTCCTTGTCATCAGCAAAGTGTGGAAGCATGAAACTGTCCCTCAGCAGTGGAGAGATGCCAATATTATCACCATCTACAAAGGCAAGGGGGACAAGTCCCTCTGTGGCAACAGTCGTGGCATTTCACTTCTGGCTGTTGCTGGTAAAGTCTTGGCTAAAGTCATGCTACACAGGCTGGTGAACAACATCACGGAAGACCTGTTGCCGGAGTCACAATGTGGTTTCAGGAAGAACAGGAGCACTGTGGACATGGTGTTCACAACACGGCAGCTTCAGGAGAAATGTAGGGAGCAGCACCAGGACCTCTTTGTTGCTTTCATTGATCTGTCGAAGGCTTTTGACACTGTCAACAGGGAGCTTCTCTGGAATATCCTCCTGAAGTTCGGCTGCCCACAGAAGTTTGTCAACATCCTAAGGCAATTCCATGAAGGGATGATGTCACGTGTGACTATTGGCGGCCAGGAATCAGAACCCTTTAAGGTGTGCACCGGTGTACGCCAGGGATGTGTTCTTGCTCCAGTCTTGTTTAATATCTTCCTCCTGTGTGTGACACTGCTGCTTCATGAGAGGATCAAGAAGGGCAGTGGCGTTACCGTCGACTTCCGACTTGACGGGAACCTGTTTAACATCCGGAGGCTCCAAGCAGTCACAAAAGTCACACCAGTGCAAGTCATCGAACTCCAATACGCAGATGACTGCGCAGTTGTGGCCCACACACCGGAAGCGCTGCAAGCTACCCTCTCAGCCGCTGCAAGTGCTTATGGCAGACTGGGCCTCTCTGTCAACGTGGCAAAAACCGAG TATCGACAGGGAGGTTCAAAACCGGATCAAGCAGGCGTCAGCATCTTTTGGCAGACTCAGGGGAAGGGTCTTCCAGAACAAAGACCTTAA
- the dkk3b gene encoding dickkopf-related protein 3b isoform X2, with the protein MSLRIPLAKKRYATLLSAYAPTLPSKEEVKDRFYRALDEALCRTPKEDKIFLLGDFNARVGKDNKVWSGVIGRHGIGQANANGLRLLSLCAEHDLTITNTIFQLKNKHKTSWMHPRSKHWHLIDYTIVRRSDIKDVTLTRAMRGAECWTDHRLIITRLRVQVRPAIRLQKSGKKRLDCTRLADPMARDNLRLSLAKNLEDIEHILESDDSIDDKWTSISSRLYEAASQSIGYKRRKHQDWFDDNTATITTMLKHMHTAHNAVLNNPTSAVLRQQWQTSRREVQSKLRALKNEWWISKAAEIQSHANKNDMHNFYDAMKTIYGPRNCSVSPLKSNDGTTLIKDQKLITKRWAEHFETLLNQPAPTDPSVLEDLPDYPTIHDLDLPPTFGEVKSAIRSLKDNKTPGPDSIPAEIFKQGGYLSIRALFLVISKVWKHETVPQQWRDANIITIYKGKGDKSLCGNSRGISLLAVAGKVLAKVMLHRLVNNITEDLLPESQCGFRKNRSTVDMVFTTRQLQEKCREQHQDLFVAFIDLSKAFDTVNRELLWNILLKFGCPQKFVNILRQFHEGMMSRVTIGGQESEPFKVCTGVRQGCVLAPVLFNIFLLCVTLLLHERIKKGSGVTVDFRLDGNLFNIRRLQAVTKVTPVQVIELQYADDCAVVAHTPEALQATLSAAASAYGRLGLSVNVAKTEVICQWASTPPPHPPTFTINNKPLAVVDSFKYLGSFLSDDCSIDREVQNRIKQASASFGRLRGRVFQNKDLKLHTKVAVYLAVVMTTLLYSCEAWTLYSRHLRMLEAFHIRCLQCILGVSWKDRVPHTEILCKTNYHPAPTITQHQLRWLGHVIRMPEERLPRKVLYGQLHLGHRLAGGPKKRYKDQMKTVMKKCGLNPTQLEDTAVQRSTWRQLLQQGVHKLEEDRSGQRARKRQRRSCGSRIGLFSHMRTHKT; encoded by the exons ATGTCACTCAGGATCCCTCTGGCTAAGAAAAGATATGCCACCCTTCTTAGTGCCTATGCACCGACGCTACCATCAAAGGAAGAGGTTAAAGACCGCTTCTACCGGGCATTAGATGAGGCCCTCTGTCGCACACCTAAGGAGGACAAGATCTTTTTGTTGGGCGATTTCAATGCCAGAGTGGGGAAGGACAACAAGGTGTGGAGTGGTGTTATTGGCAGGCATGGCATTGGACAAGCCAATGCAAACGGCCTACGGCTGCTAAGCCTCTGTGCTGAGCATGACTTGaccatcacaaacaccatcttccaactaaaaaataagcacaaaacatcctggatgcacccacgctccaaacattggcacctgattGATTACACCATTGTGAGACGCTCAGACATAAAAGACGTAACACTAACTCGTGCAATGAGAGGAGCTGAGTGTTGGACCGACCACCGGCTCATCATAACCAGGCTCCGGGTGCAAGTACGCCCTGCTATCCGTCTTCAAAAGTCAGGGAAGAAGAGGCTTGACTGTACCCGGTTAGCAGATCCTATGGCTCGGGACAATCTCCGTCTCTCTCTGGCCAAAAACCTGGAAGACATCGAGCATATTCTGGAGAGTGATGACTCCATTGACGACAAATGGACCTCTATCAGCTCCAGGCTCTATGAGGCAGCATCCCAATCCATTGGCTATAAGCGCAGAAAgcatcaggactggtttgatgacAACACAGCCACAATAACCACCATgctcaaacacatgcacacagcaCACAATGCTGTACTCAACAACCCCACTTCAGCTGTGCTCCGACAGCAATGGCAAACATCCAGAAGGGAGGTGCAGTCAAAATTGCGTGCCCTGAAGAATGAGTGGTGGATATCAAAGGCAGCTGAAATACAATCTCATGCCAACAAAAATGATATGCACAACTTTTACGATGCAATGAAAACCATCTACGGCCCAAGAAACTGCTCTGTCTCCCCGCTAAAGTCTAACGATGGTACAACCCTCATAAAAGACCAGAAGCTCATCACCAAAAGATGGGCAGAACATTTTGAAACTCTGCTAAATCAGCCCGCCCCAACAGACCCCTCAGTTCTGGAGGACCTACCTGACTACCCAACCATCCATGACCTTGACCTTCCACCAACCTTTGGAGAGGTTAAGAGTGCAATAAGGTCTCTGAAAGACAACAAGACCCCTGGTCCTGACAGCATCCCTGCAGAGATCTTCAAGCAAGGAGGCTACCTTTCCATCCGTGCCCTTTTCCTTGTCATCAGCAAAGTGTGGAAGCATGAAACTGTCCCTCAGCAGTGGAGAGATGCCAATATTATCACCATCTACAAAGGCAAGGGGGACAAGTCCCTCTGTGGCAACAGTCGTGGCATTTCACTTCTGGCTGTTGCTGGTAAAGTCTTGGCTAAAGTCATGCTACACAGGCTGGTGAACAACATCACGGAAGACCTGTTGCCGGAGTCACAATGTGGTTTCAGGAAGAACAGGAGCACTGTGGACATGGTGTTCACAACACGGCAGCTTCAGGAGAAATGTAGGGAGCAGCACCAGGACCTCTTTGTTGCTTTCATTGATCTGTCGAAGGCTTTTGACACTGTCAACAGGGAGCTTCTCTGGAATATCCTCCTGAAGTTCGGCTGCCCACAGAAGTTTGTCAACATCCTAAGGCAATTCCATGAAGGGATGATGTCACGTGTGACTATTGGCGGCCAGGAATCAGAACCCTTTAAGGTGTGCACCGGTGTACGCCAGGGATGTGTTCTTGCTCCAGTCTTGTTTAATATCTTCCTCCTGTGTGTGACACTGCTGCTTCATGAGAGGATCAAGAAGGGCAGTGGCGTTACCGTCGACTTCCGACTTGACGGGAACCTGTTTAACATCCGGAGGCTCCAAGCAGTCACAAAAGTCACACCAGTGCAAGTCATCGAACTCCAATACGCAGATGACTGCGCAGTTGTGGCCCACACACCGGAAGCGCTGCAAGCTACCCTCTCAGCCGCTGCAAGTGCTTATGGCAGACTGGGCCTCTCTGTCAACGTGGCAAAAACCGAGGTAATATGCCAGTGGGCATCCACTCCTCCACCTCATCCACCAACCTTCACCATCAACAATAAACCACTAGCAGTAGTGGACTCTTTCAAATACCTTGGCAGCTTTCTCTCTGACGATTGCAGTATCGACAGGGAGGTTCAAAACCGGATCAAGCAGGCGTCAGCATCTTTTGGCAGACTCAGGGGAAGGGTCTTCCAGAACAAAGACCTTAAGCTACATACCAAGGTAGCGGTCTATTTAGCTGTGGTCATGACGACCCTCCTCTACAGCTGTGAAGCGTGGACCCTGTACAGCCGCCACCTCAGGATGCTGGAGGCCTTCCACATCAGGTGCTTACAATGCATCCTGGGGGTATCCTGGAAGGACAGAGTCCCCCACACTGAAATACTCTGCAAGACCAACTATCACCCAGCACCAACTATCACCCAGCACCAACTTCGCTGGCTAGGCCACGTTATCAGGATGCCAGAAGAACGCTTACCACGCAAGGTGCTTTATGGTCAGCTTCATCTTGGTCACCGCTTGGCAGGAGGCCCAAAAAAGCGTTATAAAGATCAAATGAAGACTGTCATGAAGAAATGCGGCCTGAACCCGACCCAGCTGGAGGACACTGCAGTCCAACGTTCCACCTGGCGGCAGCTCCTCCAACAAGGAGTTCATAAGCTTGAGGAGGACCGAAGTGGTCAACGAGCCAGGAAGCGTCAAAGAAG atcatgtggatcacggattggactATTCAGCCACATGAGGACTCACAAAACATAG
- the dkk3b gene encoding dickkopf-related protein 3b isoform X4 has protein sequence MRVWSCSMDSQQGGSDAKMLFCLSVCLALLWTTGSMMNVGGKQSLHTLNDMFAEVEELMEDTQHFLDEAVDQIRSESAKSLFQHNDTEKAATTAMQVLKKTDKEVTNKTEFSHLHLEISGQWNSVAHECLVDEDCGELKYCWYETDNSKCLPCIPTDMPCTKDEECCSKQTCVWGQCTVNATQGTEGTICQGQSDCRPDLCCAFQRELLFPVCNPKPGKGESCLNQPNLLMDMLAWDQEGPRDNCPCANDLQCQMNGRGSVCGE, from the exons ATGCGCGTCTGGTCTTGCTCCATGGACTCACAACAAGGGGGAAGCGACGCAAAGATGTTGTTCTGCCTTTCTGTCTGTTTAGCTTTGCTGTGGACGACTGGGAGTATGATGAATGTTGGAGGCAAGCAGAGCCTGCACACTTTAAACGACATGTTTGCTGAAGTGGAGGAGCTGATGGAGGACACTCAACACTTCCTGGATGAGGCAGTCGACCAG ATAAGAAGTGAGAGTGCCAAGTCTTTGTTCCAGCACAATGACACAGAGAAAGCTGCAACCACAGCCATGCAAGTCCTCAAAAAAACTGACAAG GAAGTGACAAACAAGACAGAATTCTCTCACCTCCATCTGGAGATCTCTGGCCAGTGGAACAGTGTCGCTCAT GAATGCCTGGTGGACGAGGACTGTGGCGAACTGAAGTATTGTTGGTATGAGACGGACAACTCCAAGTGCCTGCCCTGCATACCAACTGATATG CCGTGTACTAAAGACGAGGAGTGCTGCTCAAAACAGACGTGTGTTTGGGGCCAGTGTACAGTCAACGCCACTCAGGGAACAGAAGGAACAATCTGTCAGGGTCAGAGTGACTGCAGACCGGACCTCTGCTGTGCCTTCCAACGAG AGCTTTTATTCCCGGTGTGCAACCCCAAACCAGGAAAAGGGGAGTCCTGCCTGAACCAACCCAACCTGTTGATGGACATGCTGGCCTGGGATCAGGAGGGTCCTCGTGACAATTGCCCCTGTGCCAATGACCTGCAGTGCCAAATGAACGG